taaaaaagaatggggccgggcgtggtggcgcccgcctttaatcccagcactcgggaggcagaggcaggtggatttctgagttcgaggccagcctggtctacaacgtgagttccaggacagccagggcttacacagagaaactctgtctcggaaaaaacaaaaaacaaaaacaaacaaacaaacaaaaaccatttatGTTAACTATCTAGTATACCAGTTATTTCATATCATCTTAATGAAGACAGCCTCAAGTCCAGACATGGAAAAGTATATCACAAAATTCTTAAAGTCTTAAAATTCCTGTTTATGCAAGAGCTCAGCAGGAATACATGCTTTAAAATCAGATAAACTAATTCAGATGCAGGTCTGTCACTAGTCCTATGGACTTCGGTGGTTCACTTCCTGTCAGCTTTATCACCTGGGTGCCTCCCCCCaaatgatgtgcatgtgtgtaactgAAAGACTGCAGGTGCCCAAAGAAACCAGAGACATCAGTTGTCCCATGGATCTGAAGTTACAGGTGTcaggggaatcaaactcaggccttctggGAAAGCAGTTATGTGCTCTCAACTgaagaaccatctctccaacccaatcTTGTATGAACATCTCCTGACTCTTATTCCGGGCAAAACAAAGTCATAGCTATATAAAttgttgcaattttttttttcccttaaccTGTTCCGTAAAATAGTAAACTGTGCACTGGTGGCTCATACCCTTAATCTTGGTACTTAATTCAAAGTCAgatggtctacatagtaagaccctatctcaaaaataaataaataaaaataaagtatacttAACCTGTCAACTGTTAATTGAAGGAAATACAGTTAGGAGCCAGCACAGAACTAAGGTCTCTCTTAGCCAGATGCACATGCATTTTGTATACAAccacttcaaaaatattaaaatgctaatCTTTGGGTAAAACTAGgatattaagaaaataagagGACCTATAATACAAATCTTCCTATTCCAAAACTGCCGTAAGATGTCTACGCTTTGAGAAATGCAGATAGCAGACTATGTAAGATGATTCTTTGAGGCGTAACCAAAATCCTACATGCAAGGAAATGTCAAAAAGCAAACCCCCAAGATATGTTCTTGTCCTTAAGATGTATTTGCAGAACTGCATGTTTTAAAACTTAAGTCATAGCTAGAAAACTAATGGTAGGATGTGATAACTGTAAACTGTTTAAAACTTtacctgttttctttgttttatcgaAAGTAGCATCCAACACAGTTAAGGGAGCGGAGGTGTTCTTGTAGATATCATGGCCACATGTGCCAGGATCTTCCTcatcagaagaaaatgaagataattgTTCTGAATTTTTAAGCTCACTGTCAACTTTTTCTGATAGACTGACCCCTGTCTCAGATGGTGCTTGTGCTGCAGGTGATGTCTTTGCAAATGGTGGGGGACAGAAGGTACGGGTGGCTTGGGTTCCTGATCGTCTGGTTCTGTTAGGTACTCGAACAGCAAGGGTGGAAAACTGCTGCTTGGGCCCACACTTCAGGAAGTctaaaaaagaagcaataaatcCTGTTTTGACCTCCGGCTGCTTTTCTTCCACTTCCTTGATTTTCTGCCTCATCTTTTCTTGATGCTGAAAACCTTCATCGCAGCTTTCCAAGGAAGGGGAAGTGTATGGTAAATACACATCTGTCCCTCTGGGGTTCTGTCGCTTGCATTGAGCAGactttttcagttgtttttgattatcttcttcctcttttcctagtTCTTTTCCTTTAGCTTTTTCCTTTGGAAGGTTAAAATATGTTGCATCTTGTTTTTCATCTTCAGTCTTGCCACTGGTTGCATCCCCTGGCTGGGGCATGGCCAGCAGTGCAAGTGTACTCCTTCTAGGGTTCACCAACACACCACTGTCATCACCTACTAGGGTAAAGTCACGCTCTGATACTATACTGTCTCCACTTACGCTCCGACTATTAGAGACAAACTCTTGATTTCTGTTATCACTCAATGCACTGTCAACAGCAATTTCCCTGTCTTCTTTAGATTCATGGTTTATAGTCAACTGTTTCTTGAATGGGTCAGCACTTTGTTCCTGAATTTCCTGATCCAGTCCAACCATGGCAGAAGGTACTTTAGTTGGTATATTTTGACTAGGTGTTTCCATATGCGGTTGATCAAGGACTGTTTCTGACTGAAGGGTGGGTACTGATGAAAGATTTACACTAACCTGATTTCCATTTAAGGAAATATCATTAATACTCTGTGGCTTTCCTACTGTAGCTGTTATGGAGTTAAAATCTGAATTCACATGCCTGACATCTAATGACTGATGATAATGAGACTTAGAATCACTACTTTCAATATCTTGCATGGTTTCATTTGAAGCCGACTTGGAAAAGTCAGAAGGTGTAACCCCACAAGCTGCTGCTGTAGCTGCTAAGATGTCATCtacatttgataaaatatttctttcatcaCTGAGAAGCATTGCCTCTGGGAAGCATATTGATCCAAGAGAAACAAACTGATTCTTTGAGTCATGTGGATTGGCTTCACTGAAGGGGCCCTTTGCTGTTAGCTGTTGCAATGGTTTTGAAGGTTCAGGGAGGTCTAGTTTCATAATATCAGAATTCTGAGGATGGAGCTGCTGTTGAGGATGCTCACCGTTGCTCTGGATGATATGACCATCCATCTGtaggaaaggatggactatctgtTGCGGACTCTGAACACGCTGTACTTGCAAGGATGCCTTTgcttgtcccaggctggcctgtagaATTCCAGCCTGTTGAAGAATCTGTAAGTCACAGGCAGAGTCTAAAAGGACTGATGTATTAGGAAGAGCCTGATGACTATGCCCTAAAGCATGATTTGGAATCTGTATCTGAGATGAGGCATTCATTATTTGATCATGCTGTTGCTGAACCTTCGCTTCATGCATCTTGTGCATGAGAGAATGCTGCTGGTTGAGGTCTTTAGTATTCAACCTTATCTGTGAAGTTTGCATTAAATTAGTTGCCTTCTTAAGATCAGGGGCTACTGCATTATTGGACTGGCCACTTTGCTGGTTAAGTTGTGTCATTGAACCAaccatgttttcttcttgttttgaacCCTGGAGAGCAGCAACAACTTGATCTTCAAGGTGAGAGTTATTTCTGGTTACACTCTGAGAATACCTATCATCTGCCTTTGATGTCTTATAAACTGACTCTTGAGCATTCACTTCCCCATCGGGTAGCCTTTGGCTTGATGATTCAAGAGATGCTTGTGACTGCAATGCCTGTAATTTTTGCACTGGAAAATCATCTTGCTTTGACGATGTATACACACTTGAGTCAGCTTTTCTTTCAGCATAAGACTTTGGATCAGGGGAAGGTATGCTACTTTGTAATGTCTGACCACGAGTAGAGGATGCAAAAGATGACTGCACAACAGGCAAAAACTTTTGGGGCTGAGGAGGAGAAGATCCTTGGGTCTGAGCATTTGGGGATGAATGCATAGAAGTATAATTTGGTGTTGGGGTAGAACCTGGCAAGCTCTGACCCCGAGAGGCATTAGAATAAGAAAGAGAAGGGGCTGTTAATGTCAGAGACTGTCCTGATGCATAGCTTTCTGAAGGACTAACAACTGATAAAACTTGAGACTGAGATGAATAAATGACCTGTGTTTGGCTAACTGGTGATAAACCCTGAGAGTGACCAGAATAATTTTGAGACTCACTGACTGATGGCAGGTCTCTTGTTTGAGGATAATTCTCATTTGTAACTAAAGATAATACTTCTTGCTGATTGGATGAATAACTAAGTGTCTGATTTTCAGAGGTTACAGGCTGAGATGACCCAGAAAAAGTCAATGTTTTGTATAAGGATGGCAATTTCTCAACCCTGCTGGACCTATAAACCTGCGAATGAACAATAGATGGCACATTATGTGGCTGTACTAAACCATAATTTTGGGACTGACTAACTGATAAAAGGCTTGGTAGCTGTGCTGTAGAATAAATTTGTGCTTGACCTGATATTACAGAACTCTGGTTATGTAAAGGTTTAGAATAGTTTAGTGTTTGCACAGGAGGAATTATACTTTGAGGCTTCGGAATTGTAGTTGATGTTAGTGGTTGTTTTGTAGAACCGTTGTCAACTTTTGTAGCAGAAGGAAGATACCCTGATGATGGAATCACAGATGAGTAAGACTGAGCAAGCTCTGCTGAGACCTGAGGGGTCTTCTGCGGCAATACTCCATTGCTCACCTGAGTAGAATCTCGAACTGAACTACAGGATAAAGACGACTGCCTGGATGGTTCCTGGAAATTACCAATACTTGCACTTGATAGGTAACTATGtaagggatgctgggaaccagTCAGTTGTGCCTGAATAGACTGGGTAACTGAAGGCCGCTGGTGGTGTTTAATAACGCTACATTCTCGAAGAAGAGCTCTTTCAATGGAAGCAGCAGAACTAGTAAAAAGAGCTGAATTATAGGCTTGAGGGGTTTGCTGAGCTCCCCCAAGTGTTGAAGGCAACAAACTAAATTGAGGTTGTAAAAGATGGGGTGCTGACTCTTGAGCTGAGCGATATGTTGAAGACTGAGGGGGTATGCTGTTACTTAATGCAGAACTGCCCAGGCGTTCAAATGCCAAAGCAGTTGGAACGGTTCCCTGGGAAGTCTTAATTTGTAGCAAAGGGTCATGAGGGCTTAAAATTCCATTTGATGTAGTGTTAAAAGATGAATCTTGAAGCACCAAAGGTGAGGTGGTCACAAAGTTTCTATTGCTAAAGGTAGATGAATGCTGATAAGCAGACAAAGTTGGTGGTGGAAGTGTCCCAGTGGCTGGCAAGGGTCCTGCAACAAACAGCTCAGTTGCTGCTGAGGAATGCATGCCTATGAAGAGAACACAGAGACATCGTTATATAATTATAGcacagatatttaaataaatgttgacATTGTTGTGACATACAGATCTCAGGACATTAAAATATCTAATTGGATATATGTACGAATgtttaaaattacagttaaaattgttgctttcttaaaacaaaatcaaagttcTGAAAGATGCAGCAATTTATATTCATTATGCTTAAAATAAGTGAGTTTACATATATGGAATTGGATAAATgcaaatatgaaaattaagaagCCAGTAAAAATGTACATAACTCTTTGGCAATTAATGTACTCTAACTttctaacacaaaataaaataaaatgtataaaacattaaaacactAATATTGCCTATATCTCACATAATAATTGAAAAAATGAGAGATGTTAACTCTGTAaggttttacattttcttcttgatttttattttttgccaaatTATATTCACTGAAGAAATGTCTTACACTTCAGGTACTGACTTCTCATGAACTGTCTAACAATAAAAGTCAAAAGTCAAAtaattgttataaaaaaaattgaaccaTTAATTCATAAGGTAATGTCAAGAAAAGGCTATACATTTCAGAAcagcatccttctctctctctctctctctctctctctctctctctctctctctctctctctctctcgcactttctctctttctttctttctttctttctttctttcNNNNNNNNNNNNNNNNNNNNNNNNNNNNNNNNNNNNNNNNNNNNNNNNNNNNNNNNNNNNNNNNNNNNNNNNNNNNtccaagtgctgggattaaaggcatgcgccaccacgcccggctcctttttctctttaagattttatttttagccaGGCAGCGGTGGTTTATGCCTGcagaaaaaccaataataaataaataaataaataaattaattaaaattaaaaaaaaatttttaggggttttaattatttataggtgtgtgtgtgtgtgcgcgcgcgcgtgtgtgttgcttttgtttaaaatatttttttccctacTTTGTGTGGGTTCTTCTCCTAACTATCTCCTATCTTCTCTGGCTCAGATCAgtttttccagtcttttttttttttttttttaaagatttatttattatatgtaagtacactgtagctgtcttcagacacttcagaagagggcatcagatcttgttatggatggttatgagccaccatgtggttgctgggattgaactccggaccttcagaagagcagttggctgttcttacccactgagccatctcaccagtccgttTTTCCAGTCTTAACTGTCACTAACCAGCTTTTCTTCTTGCTCTGCTCTCTGACCCTATTCAGATGTTTCCTGGGTCCTCCTGAACCCTACTcctcttctctcagcctctgctggctttttaaatcctctcctgttcccagaattccaaaaggAAACTAACACTGAAAGAAATAGGGTCCTTTAAATggtcagacacataaaaataagtcctACTACATTTCTATCCACTAATTTGTTTTATCCATTAATTAAGCAGTTTTGAAGCTGTATCTCTATTCTTTCCAATGTCTTTTCCAGGGTTCTCAGGTATCTGATGTGATCTTTCTGTTAAACCCTCAAGAGCATATGCACAACTGAGGTTAAAAACCTTCTTGAAACTTGGATACAGCTTCTTGACCCTTTTATACTCCTGGACATCTTATCTTCGAGCATAACCTTGGGTAATAAAGAAGGTAAAGGAATTCTATGCTGTAAAGAACCCAGTGGTTGAATTACTCTATTGGGGGCAATCAAATCTATTAACATTCTCCATTTCCCCAATTTTATTTTGATAACAAACACAGGGGAATTCCATGGGCTGGCAGATTCTTCTATATGTTGAGCCTCCAACAGCTCTTGTACCAGCTGCTAAAGTGCCTGTAATCTTAATGTAATGATCACTGTTCTACCCACACAGGCTTCTTAGTCAACCATGTATAATTTGGTATAATTTCAAcagcagccccccaccccccacctcccctacCATTTGGAAACTGAATCCCTGCTGTGACTATGTTTGGACAGCCTGCACAGTTTGTGGATGGTTGTCCTGGATGACATTTTCTAATACCTTCCTCAGAAGCATCTTCCTTTCATCCCTTATTTTATGGACTGTCTCTGATATTGAGGGGATATTAATCTGAATTCTTCACTGCTGTAATAAATCCCATCTCTATACATTTATGGCTATGCAGCCACATAAGGCCTTAACTTTCCTATTTGACCTTCTGTCCCACACATTTAAGCCATCACACACTTTTTCCCCCTAAGACAACTTTCCAATTCCTAGAAACTATGTAGAAACATTTTGAAGTGCCATTCTGAATTCCATGGTTTTTGTGAAATGATAGTTACATCGGCTCCTGTATCCACCAAACCTTCTATTTTAATGTCATTCACTTACTACTTTAATTTTGGCCTCTGATCATTAACAACTGTTTGCCAGAACACACGCATCCCAGGACTTCCAGAGCCTTCAGATACTTCTACTGGATCAGCTTTGCCTTTCCAGAGAAACAGTAACAGCTAAGGAATCCTATCACATGTTAAACTGCATCTCTATAAGTCataatttaaatttctcatttgaaatatacatttataatatctAATTCCTAGATGCACAATAAATCCTTAGGAACTCAAACTGCTCCTTCCTGAGACCATTCCTACTGCCCCTGAAGGCAAAGGACTATAAATTCCAGTAGTTATTTTATTACATTGACTTTTGAGGGATAATGTAAGATTTTTATCTATGGCCAAATCTGGAGCAGCATTTGTCTATAGTAGCATGCATTAAATCTGCAATACTCAGTTGAGGTTTTTCTGCCTGCTTGTTATTTCCTGTCTGACAAGAGGCTAACAGCTTGTACGTTTTGCTGTGGGGTCTTgagccagcccctcccctctccctaccccATTTTGTTTCCTGACAGCAAGAAATTGTCTTGGGTATCTCTCTTGGACATACACTCATTGGTCCAATTGCAACCCTTGCCACACTGCTTGTACAAACCTGGATGTTTAGGCCTTCTTTCTGGTTTATATATAGAAAAACCATTGCTTTTAGAGATGCCTTGTTCCCAATTTTGTTTCAAATGTCCATATTtcccacaaagaaaaacaaaacaaaacaaaacaaaacctgggcCTTTTGATATCTGAGACCTCTAGCTATAGCTTGACTTCTTATATTCATTCTCCGTATTCTATTGTATTGTTGCGAATTCATGACTTCTTCTCTCCACCATGATGACCATTGCAATTGAGAGCTATCCTCTAGTAGCTGTTACCATTCCTTCCAGTCGGGGGTgaataattctattttgagtaACTCAATTATTTAGAGTTTGTATCATACAAGGCAAGTGCATACAAGGCAAGTGTAtcattgcttctttaaaaatGCCTGaagtcgggctggagagatggctcagcagctaagagcactgactgctctttcagaggttctgagttcaattcccagcaaccacatggtggttcacaaccatctgtaatgggatccaatgccctcttctggtgtatctgaagacacatacagtatactcatatacataaataaatcttaaaaaaaaaaaaaatgcctgaagTCCATCATTTCTGTAGGATACCATCCTATTTCATCCTAACCTTGTGGATTCTCTCCATTAGCAGGCATATGCCGGATAAACACTGGGAATTCTGCCGGTGATTTTGTGACCCAGGATTGCTTGTTCTCAAAAGGTACTGTAGGTTTAACCCAGTCTCCTGAAAAGGGCTGTCTCATCTGACCATCCTTCTGCTTTTCCACTTCTTTTCTTTGACTGCCTGtcgtggtttgtatatgcttgactcagtgagtggcactatttggacatatggctttgttggaggtgtgtcactgtgggcatgggttttaagAGACCTTCATTAGCTGCCTGAAAGTctcccactagcagccttcagatgaagatgaactctcagttcctcctgcaccatgcttgcctggatgctgctatgctcctgcctagataatggactgaacctctgaacctgtaagccagccccaatgaaatgctgtccttataaaagttgccttggtcatggtgtctgctcacagcagaaaaaccctgactaagacactgctcTTTGACATagctccttcccctctcttctacCTGGAGGAAACTCCCTCTCTCTGGTTTTCTCATTGGGAAtgagcatattttttttctcccttttcttgacatttttctttcattgttttattccCAAGCTTCTCTATTTTCATCTGATTTTTTCCAGTTGCTCAGTAATGTGAGTGCAAGagcccaaagaggtcagaagcatcagatctcctggctttacagatggttgtgagtcgccTGGCACGTGTCAAAtataggtcctctggaaaagcagcatgTTTTCTCAACTGCTAAGGAATTTTATTACCAACCTTCCCATGTagacaataaaataaagcttaaattTTCTCCTGTCAAACTGGTACATAGctaattatgtataaaatataaactgagtTTATCTTTCATAACTATGAAACCTTTAATTTGAAATTGAGTTCATTTAAATTGACCTGCCAGGATGGAGCCCTGAATTGTGGTAAAAGAGTTCCTGATGAAGCAGCCTGAGCATTTCAGGACtcaacaaaagacagaaaattcaCCATAGAAGAAAGAGTCTTTAGTGTTAGTATCCACACTACTCGTTTTAATACAAGAATTCCCAAAAGACCTAAAGTAGAACAAGTATCTCCAAGTAAAATAAAGTTAGATTCctgctcttatttaaaaaaaaaagtaatttttgaaaagcaagcccaggtgtggtggcgcacgcctttaatcccagcactcgggaggcagaggcaggtggatttctgagttcgaggtcagcctggtctacaatgtgagttccaggacagccagggctatacagagaaaccctgtctcgaaaaaccaaaNNNNNNNNNNNNNNNNNNNNNNNNNNNNNNNNNNNNNNNNNNNNNNNNNNNNNNNNNNNNNNNNNNNNNNNNNNNNNNCCCAAGTTTCATATACcaagtctgttttgttgttttagagacagggtctcaccacgtagatctggctgtcctcctgagtactgagattaaagaagTAAACCAGTATACCTGGCTCTGACTAGGTATATTTTAAACCTCCAAAGGTGCAAAGGTGTGTCaccggacgtggtggtgcatgcttttaatcccagcactcgggaggcagaggctggcggatttctgagtttg
The DNA window shown above is from Mus pahari chromosome 3, PAHARI_EIJ_v1.1, whole genome shotgun sequence and carries:
- the Qser1 gene encoding glutamine and serine-rich protein 1 isoform X2, which codes for MDAHYAPAGFAEPPAPPASAATQPAAPAWAYEARVPAAASSPSCSGGSPSLKASYEDGHPSQSESDVLQRQPFTASHQLPGYATTPQATGMHSSAATELFVAGPLPATGTLPPPTLSAYQHSSTFSNRNFVTTSPLVLQDSSFNTTSNGILSPHDPLLQIKTSQGTVPTALAFERLGSSALSNSIPPQSSTYRSAQESAPHLLQPQFSLLPSTLGGAQQTPQAYNSALFTSSAASIERALLRECSVIKHHQRPSVTQSIQAQLTGSQHPLHSYLSSASIGNFQEPSRQSSLSCSSVRDSTQVSNGVLPQKTPQVSAELAQSYSSVIPSSGYLPSATKVDNGSTKQPLTSTTIPKPQSIIPPVQTLNYSKPLHNQSSVISGQAQIYSTAQLPSLLSVSQSQNYGLVQPHNVPSIVHSQVYRSSRVEKLPSLYKTLTFSGSSQPVTSENQTLSYSSNQQEVLSLVTNENYPQTRDLPSVSESQNYSGHSQGLSPVSQTQVIYSSQSQVLSVVSPSESYASGQSLTLTAPSLSYSNASRGQSLPGSTPTPNYTSMHSSPNAQTQGSSPPQPQKFLPVVQSSFASSTRGQTLQSSIPSPDPKSYAERKADSSVYTSSKQDDFPVQKLQALQSQASLESSSQRLPDGEVNAQESVYKTSKADDRYSQSVTRNNSHLEDQVVAALQGSKQEENMVGSMTQLNQQSGQSNNAVAPDLKKATNLMQTSQIRLNTKDLNQQHSLMHKMHEAKVQQQHDQIMNASSQIQIPNHALGHSHQALPNTSVLLDSACDLQILQQAGILQASLGQAKASLQVQRVQSPQQIVHPFLQMDGHIIQSNGEHPQQQLHPQNSDIMKLDLPEPSKPLQQLTAKGPFSEANPHDSKNQFVSLGSICFPEAMLLSDERNILSNVDDILAATAAACGVTPSDFSKSASNETMQDIESSDSKSHYHQSLDVRHVNSDFNSITATVGKPQSINDISLNGNQVSVNLSSVPTLQSETVLDQPHMETPSQNIPTKVPSAMVGLDQEIQEQSADPFKKQLTINHESKEDREIAVDSALSDNRNQEFVSNSRSVSGDSIVSERDFTLVGDDSGVLVNPRRSTLALLAMPQPGDATSGKTEDEKQDATYFNLPKEKAKGKELGKEEEDNQKQLKKSAQCKRQNPRGTDVYLPYTSPSLESCDEGFQHQEKMRQKIKEVEEKQPEVKTGFIASFLDFLKCGPKQQFSTLAVRVPNRTRRSGTQATRTFCPPPFAKTSPAAQAPSETGVSLSEKVDSELKNSEQLSSFSSDEEDPGTCGHDIYKNTSAPLTVLDATFDKTKKTVLEAVPVATPGASAETAGVAPTPSTAVGTVKQDLHLTSLTVNTVENANSTESPTAIELDSLPSDQLAKGQDTVAIEGFTDEENIESGGEGQYRERDEFVVKIEDIETFKEALNTGKEPPAIWKVQKALLQKFVPEIRDGQREFAATNSYLGYFGDAKTKYKRIYVKFIENANKKEYVRVCSKKPRNKPSQTIRNIPSKSSSISKTSDPPVSKTTTTKAPSTKAPSTKPKAKQLKIKAEPPPKKRKKWKEEFSSSQSESSPEVRSSGSEDEDELLLPHMKKIDGMLNDNRKRLLVNLHLDQPFKNALESFPELTIITRESKAKSGGSAISKIKMNGKAYNKKTLRTCKTTTKSAQEFAVDPEKIQLYSLYHSLHHYKYHVYLICKNEISSVQKKNEDLGQEEIVQLCMKNVKWVEDLFEKFGELLNHVQQKCS